TCTGTTGGATTATACTCCATTAGTGGGACATGTTTATGTGCCGCTGCATGATAAACTTGGTCCGGTTTGAATTTTTCAAAAACACTAAATATTCGTTTTCGATCTTGTACGTCCGCTATCACGGGTACAATCTCAAACGCACGACCGTATAAATTTTTTAATTCTTTATCAATCAAGTAGATAGAGTTTTCACCATGACCTAGTAGGATTAAACGTTTCGGTTCAAATTTTGCTACTTGACGGCAAATTTCACTACCAATGGAACCCCCTGCTCCACTTACTAAGACGGTTTTTCCATGAAGCGATTCCTCAATGAGTGTTCGATCCAATTGCACTTCTTCTCTACCTAATAAATCTACCACATCGATATCTCGGAAACGATTGACGCTCAACTTCCCTTTTAAGACATCCTCAATACTTGGCATTTGATTGATTTTCACATCTAAGTCAGTACAGTATCCAAGAATTCTTTCTAAATCTTTAGAAGTAGCGGATGGAATGGCTATCGTGATTTGATCAATTTGATACTTCTCAACTAACTTAGGGATATCCACACCCGTTCCAAGAACTGGAATATCATATAACAATGAATTTTGTTTACCCAGATCTCTATCGACAATTCCAACAATTTCGATTGGACCTGGATTCTTCAAGATACTGCTAATGAATAAGTGACCCCCATCACCTCCACCAACAATCAATGTTCGAATCTTATCTTCTTTATTTACTTCATTAAATAATTTCCCACTTTTATACTCACAATAAAAACGCCAAATAATGCGTGATCCTGGAATAAGTACTAAGCTAAACACATACATTAAAAAAATATAACGAAAGCTTACCATACGTAATAAAAGAATCGTAATCAATCCAGATAGCATATAAGATATCGTCATTAATTTTACAGCCTTGTATATTTCATAGATACTTGTATACCGAACAATTCTAGAAAAGAGATGATGTCTCCCACCTAGTAGTAAATACGATAAAATACAGACGCCAATCATGACATAATAAAATGAATCAGCTGGCTGAACATACGCTTGAATTAAAAAATGAGCTAAAAAAGCAGACAATAAGATAAACAATGAATCTACCGACATTAAGATTGCTGCTTTTTGTCTTCGTGATAATTGCACTCCCAAACACTCCCTTACTTAAAGAAATTAAACAAACCCTTTTTCTTTTTTACTTCTTTTGGGTTTCCAATATCCACATCGTCGCCATTCACCAAATCTTTAGCATTTTGTTTAAACCATTCAGCCTTTTCAGTTCCAAATTCTTTTTCTAACTTTTCAAAGCCTTCTTTCATATGGAAGGAACGTCCACGTGTATTGTGCGCGTCAGATGCTAAAAAATGAACCAAATCAGCTTCTATAAACTGCTTACTTAGTGTCGCAATTTCTTTGCCAAACACACCTACGTAACTACTTGCGGTTAATTGGCTCAAAACCCCTTTTTCAACAAAATCTAAAAGAATAGTAGGATTTTCGATAATTTCTTGATTCCGTTCTGGATGAACAATGACCGGTGTAATCCCTTGTTGCAATAATTGAAAAAAAAGCGACTCAGCATAATGCGGAATCGACAGGGTTGGAAATTCAATTAGTAAATACCGATGACTCTCATCAGCAAAAAGAATCTCGTCCGCCTGAATTGCTTCTATGATTTCTCCATGAAGTCGAACTTCTTGTCCAGGAAATACCGTTAAATTTATATTGCGCTGATCTAATTCACTTTGAAGCAGGTCAACTTGTTTTAGGATACTTTTTTTATAGTTTTCAAACTTTCCATTCTTATGGTGTGGCGTTGCTAATAAATGAGTGATTCCTTCCGCAACAGCTAATTCAGCCATTGCTATGGAATCCTCTAATGTTCTTGCTCCATCATCAATACCAAAAAGGATGTGGCTGTGAATATCAATCATTTTCCTCACTCCTCATCATATCCATACCCATAGTAGGAATAAGAACGATCTGATTTCTTTTCTGCTCCATTAAAGACTACACCAAGAACATTTGCATGAACCATGTCCAATAATTCTTTCGCATGCTTCACATCTTCCTTCTGTGCAATATTTCTTCTTACTACAAAGACAACTCCATCTGTTTTAGTTGCCATAATTTGTGCGTCCGTTACAGAAACAACCGGTGGCATATCGAACAACACTAAATCATATATTTCTTCCAGTTCTTTTATCAAATCATTCATTCGATTTGAATTTAATAACTCTGAAGGATTAGGTGGAACAGGGCCACTCGTAATGATATCAAGTCCTGCTTCCTCCATATGTTGAACAACATCTTGAACTTGGGTGCTGCGCGAAGAAATTAAGGTGCTCAATCCCATGGTATTCTGAAGGTTAAATGTTTTAAAAACAGTGGGTTTCCGCATATCTGCATCGATTAAAACTACTTTTTTACCTTGATCGGCAAAAACAGAAGCAATATTAGCCGCAACAGTCGATTTACCTTCATAAGGGCCTGAAGATGTAAATATAATTGTTTTTAATTCTTTATCAATCATTGAAAACTGGATATTTGT
The Jeotgalibaca sp. MA1X17-3 genome window above contains:
- a CDS encoding tyrosine-protein phosphatase, with protein sequence MIDIHSHILFGIDDGARTLEDSIAMAELAVAEGITHLLATPHHKNGKFENYKKSILKQVDLLQSELDQRNINLTVFPGQEVRLHGEIIEAIQADEILFADESHRYLLIEFPTLSIPHYAESLFFQLLQQGITPVIVHPERNQEIIENPTILLDFVEKGVLSQLTASSYVGVFGKEIATLSKQFIEADLVHFLASDAHNTRGRSFHMKEGFEKLEKEFGTEKAEWFKQNAKDLVNGDDVDIGNPKEVKKKKGLFNFFK
- a CDS encoding CpsD/CapB family tyrosine-protein kinase, yielding MFGKNQKKKIQKMNQQQKQGTSLITITKPNSVIAEQFRTIRTNIQFSMIDKELKTIIFTSSGPYEGKSTVAANIASVFADQGKKVVLIDADMRKPTVFKTFNLQNTMGLSTLISSRSTQVQDVVQHMEEAGLDIITSGPVPPNPSELLNSNRMNDLIKELEEIYDLVLFDMPPVVSVTDAQIMATKTDGVVFVVRRNIAQKEDVKHAKELLDMVHANVLGVVFNGAEKKSDRSYSYYGYGYDEE